The Oncorhynchus masou masou isolate Uvic2021 chromosome 6, UVic_Omas_1.1, whole genome shotgun sequence genome has a window encoding:
- the LOC135541077 gene encoding traf2 and NCK-interacting protein kinase-like: CASTQPRTLHQEFKWRELEEQRKAERLHKRLQQEQAYLLSLQHDNKPPQSCEKTEDTKRMSPDSTIKAPQTTSPGPVGDRAPAPQPHVLNNSNAIAPRRTSCDNTRSPHAHFLDSVTANAPRRMSSDTTKSPQTMSCDNTTKAPQKLSPNSVDKDSEKTPSDNSDALATQSTDVTKPSQTRGLDGPKSPQTDRSEASDALGDPQPIREVNPNTTSLPPAACCYFYSSCLPPSPHSVLC; the protein is encoded by the coding sequence TGTGCCTCAACTCAGCCGCGCACTCTGCATCAGGAGTTCAAATGGCGGGAGCTGGAGGAGCAGCGGAAGGCAGAGCGTCTCCACAAGCGTCTGCAGCAGGAGCAGGCCTATCTGCTGTCCCTCCAGCACGACAATAAACCACCGCAGTCCTGCGAAAAGACTGAAGACACCAAGAGAATGTCCCCTGACAGTACTATCAAAGCCCCTCAGACAACGTCCCCAGGCCCCGTGGGCGATAGAGCCCCAGCTCCACAACCCCACGTCCTCAATAATTCTAATGCTATTGCTCCACGGAGAACGTCCTGCGATAACACTAGGTCCCCACATGCCCATTTCCTGGACAGTGTTACTGCTAACGCCCCACGGAGAATGTCCTCGGATACCACAAAGTCCCCACAAACCATGTCCTGCGATAACACTACCAAGGCCCCTCAGAAACTGTCCCCAAACAGTGTTGATAAAGACTCAGAAAAGACCCCCTCTGACAATAGCGATGCCCTAGCCACCCAGTCCACAGACGTTACTAAACCCTCACAGACCAGGGGCCTAGACGGCCCCAAGTCCCCACAGACAGACCGCTCGGAGGCTAGCGACGCTCTCGGTGATCCTCAGCCAATCAGAGAGGTGAACCCCAACACGACATCACTTCCTCCTGCTGCCTGCTGCTACTTCTATTCTAGCTGCCTGCCCCCCTCTCCACACAGCGTGTTATGTTAG